CCACCATGGCGCGCGGTTGGTGATCGAGGTCGACAGCGGCTGGCACGATGACCCCGAGGCCCAGTTGCATGACGCCGAGCGTGACGCCTGGCTCGCAAAGCAAGGCTATCGGGTGATGCGGGTCCGCGACGGGGAGGCTTTCGGCAATCCGTATCTCGTGGCCGAGCGCGTCGCGGCGGAGATTCAGCGATCACCCCATCCCAACCCTTCCCCATCGAGGGGAAGGGCTTCTACTGTTGGGCAAAAGGGGAGGACACCATGAAACTCTACGATTGCCTTCGCGCCCCCAATCCGCGTCGTGTCCGCTGGTTCATGGCCGAGAAGGGGATCGACGACGTCGAGATCGTCACCCTGTCGATCATGGGCGGCGAACACAGGTCGCCGGAGTATCGCGGCAAGGCGGGCCTCGCGCACATGCCGGCGCTGGAGCTGGACGACGGGACGGTGATCACCGAGTCGGTCGCCATCTGCCGCTATCTGGAGAGCGTCTATCCCGAACCGAACCTGTTCGGTCGCGACGCCAAGGATACGGCGATCATCGAGATGTGGCTGCGGCGCACCGAGATGATGGTCGCCACGCCGATGATGCAGGGCGTGCGCCACAGCCACCCCGGCATGGCGGCGCTGGAGGCGCAGGTCCCCGAGGTCGCCGCCTACAATCTGGAGAGCGTCAGAAAAAGCCTGAAGGTGCTGGACGACCGCCTAGCCGCCAGCCCATTCATCGCCGCCGACCGCCTGACGATCGTCGATGTGGTCGCCGTCACCAGCCTCGACTTCGGCCGGATGATCAAGTGGCGGCTGGATCCGGCGCTGGTTCACGTCAACCGCTGGTTCGACGCGATGCTGGCGCGGCCCGCCGCCGCAGCGGGCATGACCGCCTGAGGGACTAGCGCGAACGCATCCTCTTGATCACGCCCGAGAAGTTCAGCATCGGGCTGGACCCGGTCGAGATCAGGCCGCGCACGAACAGCAGCGAGCCGCCGGCGCGCACGACCTCGCCGGTGGCGGTGACCAGGTCGCCGGGGCGGGCTGGGCCGACGAACTCGCCATTCAGGCTGACCGTCACGGCGTGGGTTCCCGCCAGATCGCGCCAGGCGATGGCGAACAGGCAGAAGTCGGCGAAGGTCATCATGCAGCCGCCGTGCATGAAGCCGCCGCCGTTCATGTGCTTGGGCTCGGCGCGGAAGGCGCAGGTGACGCGGCCGGTTTCATCCTCGCGGAAATAGAAGGGGCCGGACTGGTCCTCGAACGGGTCCATGCCCTGCCAGGTGCGCCAGCCGGCCCATTCGCCGGTCTCGACCAATCGCGAGCTGCTGGAAACCTCGGCGCCGCCGTCCATGTCGTCCCCTCCGAAACTTATCGGGGTTCAGTTAGAGGCGTCGTCGCGCGCACGCAAGCCGCGCCTCGCGTTTGAGCGCGATCCATGGCATGGCGAGGCGCATGACCACCCCGATCCAAGACACCATTCTTTCCCAGCTGGCGGCGCTGCCCGCCGGCAAGTCGATCGACCCGATGAACGTCGCCAAGGCGATCCAGCCCGAGCGCTGGCAGCAGCAGCTGGGCCACGTGCGCACCAACGCCATCGAGCTGGCCCGTGAGGGCAAGGTCGTGATCCTGCGCCACAACAAGCCGGTCAATCCCGAGAAGTTTCGCGGCGTCTATCGCATCCGCCTGCGCCTGGAAGGCGATCCGACCAGCTTCGAAGAGACGGCCGGCGACGAAGAGTAGGCGTCGCCACGAGATCGTCTTGAAACGAAACTGAGTCCGTGGCCAATGGTCTCCCAAACTTGGGAGGCCATTGATGCTCATCTACGGTTCGTCGCTTTCGCCGTTCGTCCGCAAGACCATGGTGTTCGCCACCGAAAAGGGTCTGACGTACGACAACAAGGTGGTCCGTCTCGGCCAGCCTGACACCGAATTCGACGCCTGCAGCCCCTTCGGCAAGATTCCGGGCTTCCAGGACGGCGATTTCAAGATCTCGGACTCCTCGGCGATCATCACCTATCTCGACGCCGCCCATCCCGAGCCGAACCTGATCCCCACCGAACCCAAGGCGCGCGCCTGGACCGTCTGGTACGAGGAGTATGCGGACTCGATCTTCGTCGGCGCGGCGGGACCGATCTTCTTCAACCGGGTGGTGGGGCCGCGCTTCATGGGCGCCGAGCCGGACCTGGCGGCGATCGAAAAGGGGACCAACGTCGCCATGCCGCCGGTGCTCGACTATCTCGAGCGCACGATCCCGGCGAGCGGCTTCCTGGTTGAGGACCGTTTCACCCTGGCCGACATCGCCGTGGCCAGCCCCTTCGTGAACCTGGAACACGCTGGGTTCGACTTCGCCAAGTGGCCCAAGGCCAGGGCCTATGCCGACGCCATCCTCGCCCGGCCGTCGTTCGCCGACATCATCAAGCGCGAGCGCCGGATGCTCGGCGCGTAAGGCTCCGCTTGGGGCAGGGGACGGGATCGCTTACATCCCGTCCATGCCGCTCGAAGCGCTTCTTGAGGACATCGCCGCCTGCCGGGCGTGTGCGCCCTATCTGCCGCACACGCCGCGGCCGGTAACCCGCGTCAGCTCCGCGACGCGCATCCTGATCGCCGGCCAGGCGCCAGGGCGGATCGTCCACGAGACGGGCCTGCCGTTCAACGATCCCTCGGGCGACCGCCTGCGCCAGTGGATGGGGATCGACCGGGACACCTTTTATGGCCGGTCCGAGATCGGTGTCGCGGCTATGGCCTTCTGCTTCCCGGGAACCAACCCCAAGGGCGGCGACTATCCGCCGCCGCCCCGTTGCGCGGCGTTGTGGCGAACCCGGTTACTGGGGGCATTGCCGAACGTTGAACTGACCTTGCTGGTCGGTAGCTACGCCCAGAATTGGGCGCTGGCCGGGCGTACGGGCAAGACCATGACCGAGACCATCGAGCGCTGGCGCGAGTTTGGCCCGAACGTCCTGCCGCTGCCGCATCCCTCCTGGCGCAACACCGCGTGGCTGAAGCGCAATCCCTGGTTCGAGGCGGAGGTCACGCCCTTCCTTCGCGAGCGCGTCGCGGACATTCTGGGCCGATGAACCGTCGCGCCTTGATCCTGACCGCCTCGGCGGCCGCGCTGTCGGCCTGTGCGCCGCTGCGCCAGCGGCCCGAACTGGCGGCGCTCGGGTTTCGCGGCCCGCGCCTGACGGATGAGGCCTTCATCAGCTTCGACGGCGCCCGGCTGGGCTTGATGCGCTGGCTCCCGGCCGTGGAACCCGACTGGGTCGTGGTCGGGCTGCACGGCATGAACGACTATTCCAACGCCTACCGTCTGGCCGCCGCCTGGTGGGCGGGGAGGGGCATCGCGACCTATGCGCTGGATGTGCGCGGGTTCGGGCGCTCGCCCGAGCGCGGCGTCTGGGCGCCGGCCGACCTGGTGATCGAGGATGTCCGTCTGCTGGTCGAAGCGGTCCGTGAGCGGCACCCAAGGTCCAAGATCGCCCTGGCGGGAATCAGCATGGGCGGCGGCCTGGCGATCAGCGCCATGGCCACGTCCGACCCGCCGCGCGTCGACAAGCTGATGCTGTTCGCACCGGCGGTCTGGGGGTGGTCGAGCCAGCCTTTGCCGAACAAGCTGAGCCTGTGGATCACCGCGCACACCGCAGGCGGTTGGGTGGTCAAGCCGCCCGAATGGTTGGTCCGGGAGGTCATGCCCTCCGACAATATCGACGAACTTCGCCGCATGGGCCGCGACCCGTTGATGATCTGGGGCGCACGTTCCGACACGCTGTATGGACTGGTCGGCCTGATGGAGCGGGCGTGGCGCGCGCCGGGCGCGATCGCGGCGCCGGTCGCGTGGTTTTACGGCGCCAACGACCACATCATCCCGCGAGCGTCGACGGCCGAGGCCGTAGGCCGTCTCAAGCCCGGCGCGCTAACCGCCTACTATCCCAAGGGCTACCATCTGCTGCTTGTTGATCGACAGGCTGAGACGGTCTGGTCGGACGCCGAGGCGTTTCTGCGCGAAGCGCCCGCGCCGTGGCCGCCGTCAGGCGTTCCCGCCATTCCGGACAGCGCGGCCGCGATGACAGCGTTGGACCCGCCGAAGGCCGACAAGCGCAGGGTGTCGCAAGGTCAGCCTTCGGGCTTGTGAGCCAGGGCAAGCCAGCGTACACCGCCCGCCAACTTCATTCTGGCTGAGGCGAGACCGGCAGCATGACCTTGTTCGATTCCCCCGATTTCGAGGGACACGAAGGCGTTCACGCTTTCTTCGACGAAAAAACTGGTCTGAAGTCGATCATCGCGGTCCACTCGACCGCGCGAGGGCCCGCCGCCGGCGGCTGCCGGATGTGGGACTATTCCAGCGCCGGTGCGGCCCTGACCGACGCCCTGCGGCTCTCGCGTGGCATGTCCTACAAAAACGCCATGGCGGATCTCGACTTCGGTGGCGGCAAGGCCGTGATCATCGGCGACAGCCGCAGCCAGAAGACGCCGGAACTGTTCGAGGCCTTCGGTCGCGCCGTCGACAGCCTGGGCGGAAAGTACTGGACCGCCGAGGACGTGGGCGTCTCGCCGTCGGACCTGGAAAGCACGCGCAAGACCACTCGCTTTGTCGCCGGCCTCGAAGGCCATGCGGCCGCGTCGGGCGATCCGTCGCCAGTGACCGCCGAGGGCGTGTTCCGGGGCGTGCGTCTCTGCGTCGAGCGGGCGCTGAATCGCGACCTGAACGGCGTTCGCGTCGCCATCCAAGGCGTCGGCCATGTCGGCGCTTACCTTGCCGAGAAACTACACGCCGCCGGCGCTGAACTGATCATCGCCGACGTCAACCAGGTCGCCCTGGCCGAGGTGGCCGCCAAGACCGGCGCGACGATCGTTCCGACCGACGCGATCTTCGACGTCGAGGCCGATGTCTTCGCCCCTTGCGCGCTGGGCGGGGCGATCTCGAACGCGACCCTGCCTCGCCTGAAGGTCAAGGTGATCGCGGGGGGCGCCAACAACCAATTGGCGGACGCCATGATCGGCCAGACCGTGTTTGATCGCGGCATCCTCTACGCCCCGGACTATGTCATCAACGGTGGCGGCATCATCAATGTGGCGGCCGAGATCCGCGCTCTTGAAGCCGGCGGCGCGTTCGACGGTGGCTGGGTGGCGATCAAGCTCGACCGCCTGGCCCAGACCCTGGCGGAGGTGATCGATCAGTCGATCACCGAAAAGCGCCCGGCCAACCTGGTCGCCGACGAAATCGCCCGCGCGCGGATCGCGGCGGCGCGGGGCTAGGCCGTCCGAGACAGCCGATAAGGCAAGCAGCGACGGTCCAGCTTGGCTCTAGCGGCCCTGGATCGACACCGTGACCCCGACGACCGTGTCCTTGTCGGAATAGTCGATTGACTTCAGGTTGCGGCGGGTCGCCGACAGCGAGACTTGCTTGTTATCCTTGCGATAGCCAAGGCCGACCTGCCGGCTGCCGAAACGGGCCAGCTTGTCTTCGCTGAAGCCGGCGTTTCGCCAGCCGTTGATCGCGTCACGCACCAGATTGAGGCTGTAGGCCTTGCCGGAGCTGGCGGCGAAAATCATCCACCGCCCGCGCCGCAAATCCTCAGCCGAGGCGCTGGCCTTCGACATCAGGTTCGACGCGTTCAGGGTCAGGCGCTTTACGGCGGTGGGCTGCAGGCCCATCGGGGTGAAGGCGAGCGGCCGATCATTGACCTCGACCTTCAACAGCTTGCCGTAAGGGCGTTGTGTCTTGACTTGGGCCAAGGCTAGGGCCGGGCGGGACTTTGCCGGCGAATTCTCGGCCAGTATGCGCGCCGCCGGGCGCGCAGGCGCAGGCGCGGTCTCGGCCGGAGCTTGCGCGCGGTTCGCGGATGGCTCGGGCGTACTGGGCGCGGCGCCGGCCAAACCTGACTCCGCCGGGCCGCCGGCCAGCGCCACGGTCGCGACCGCCGGGATCGCAACGGTCTCGGCCGCGAGAGCGCGAGAGCGCTCACCGCCATAGCGCGCCGTGGCGATCGGCGCGTCGGGGTCGTCGCCGACGGCCGGCGGTCCGCCCGCCAGGGTCAGAGTCTGGTTGAATTCTTCAGGAACACGAGTCGACAGCGCCGTCGCGGTCCCTACGCCCACGAGACTGACTGTCGCCATCAAACATCCGAGCGCGACCCGTCGCATGCTCGCTAGCTCCCCCATTCCCTATTGGAAGGTTAAGAGCGGCGCAGCACTCTGTATAGGCGTTTAGCCTGTGGGTTGAACGGTTTCGCCTTGTCGATACCCGACTTTGGGGATCAATGACCCGGCTTGGGTTGGAAGCTGCGCGTCTCTTTAAGCTTCACGCATTCCGGCGCAGGCTTTCCGCCGTGCTGCGGTTTTGGAGCAGACTTCGGGACGGAGAGGTTCCTGTTGGGGTTCTGGTTCTGGAAGCCGCTGGTCATGGCTTTTCCTCCGGGGCGCACGCTACTTTAACACAGCCGCCTGACCGGTTTCGTCCAACAACTGGACGTCCACGGAGACGTGAAGACGAGACGCTCCGGGGGCGCCGATGATGGCGCCCGATACCGGAAGGGCCTGAGCGGGGGTTCGGGTCGCCGCGACACGGATCAGGTCCGGCGACTCCGCCAATCCGTTGGTCGGATCGAACTCCAGCCAACCAAGATCGGGCAGGAACACTTCACACCAGGCATGCGTGGCGCCGGCGCCGCGGATCTGGGCGCCGGGGGAATGGATGTAGCCGGTGGCGAAGAGCGCGGCGTAGCCGAGGCGACGCAGACCTTCCACCATCAACCAGGCCAGATCCCGACAGGCGCCGCTTTGCTTGCGCAGCGTCTCGACGGGGCTTTGAACGCCTTCTTCCTGCCGGGTGACATAGTCGAACTGCTGGTGGATCAGTTCGTTGACGCGCAACAGGAAAGCCAAGGCCGGCTCGTCGCGACACGCCGGAAGGTTTCGCAGCCAGCGCAGTAGTTCCGCGTCGGGATCGTCGGTCACCGGCGCGATGAATGGCTCCAGCGTCGCCCGGTCCTCTCGTGAGTAGACAATGGGCGTCAGGGTGTGCGGGTCTTCCGCGCGCTGCAGCGCTAGCGGCGCGGGGTAGCGGTCGATCACCAACTCGCTGACGACACGCATCGCGTTCGCGCCTTCGGAGGGCTGGAAAATGCAGACGCAATTGCCGTTGGCGTCATAGCTCCAGCGGGTGGCGCCCTGCGGAAACAGGCGAAGCGACGCCTGAACGATGCGCAGGGCGTGGCTATCGCGCGGTCGGATCATCAGCCGCTGGGGGCCAAAGCCGACCGGATGGTCGTAATCGTAGTGTGTCTCGTGAAGGATGCGCAGCCGTCCCATGCGCGGGCCAAACGCCCGACACGAACGCCTGTTCCGGCCGCGTCCCCGTTTAGGCTCGGAAGCCGGCTTCGGCGAAGCTCAGCATGCGATCCAGCAGGGCCACGACGTCCGCTTCGCTGGTCTGGCCTTCCGACAGGACATTGAGGCGGTCGAACTCCGCAAAGCGGTTGTTGTGCAGCATGCCCAGCGTGAAATGCAGCCGCCAGTAAACCTCTTCCGGCGAAAGATCGGGGCGGGCGCGAAGCAGGGCGTCCGAGAAGCGGCGCAGATGCGAGACATCGGTCTTCAGCACCTGGCGGATCTCGTCGGTGCCCTCGCTGCGGGCGCGGATCAGGAACTGCAGCGAAATCCGCCGCTCGTGGTCCGGCGCCAGCCAACGCAGGGGCGGGGTCAGCAGCGCCGCCAGGATGTCGCGCAGGGGCGGCGCGCCGGCGTTCCGGTCATTGGCTTCATGCAGCATCTTGGCCCGCTCGCGATTGAGCTCGGCCGTGCGCCGCTTGAAGATCTCGAACAGCAACGCATCCTTGGAGCCGAAGTGGTAGTTCACCGAGGCCAGGTTCACGCCGGCGGCGGCCGTGATGTCGCGCACCGAGACGTTCTGGAAACCGTGCAACGCGAACAGGCGTTCGGCGGCGACGAAAACCAGATTCTTGGTGGCGGCTTCGGTCTCGGCGGCCTCGACCTCATGCGAGGCGGTGGCGTCGTTGCTCGGACTCACTAGAGATTCCCCTTTACCCGCGGGGAAGTCTTACGGGCGTTCGAATTTGGCGCAAGCGTCAAGATCGTCAGTGCCGCGCGTAATGATCGCCCAGCCTTGGCGCTTTCCGCCAAATCGGCGCTGGGGGATGTCAGCTCGGAACGGGAAGCAATCGCTTGGCGGGCCGCCGCACGCGGCGACGCAACACTTGCCGGGCAAGGGGGCGAGCCAGGGCCGCCACCAGGATCAGCGGCGCGAGCAGCGCCGTCAGCACCTTGTGCCGCTTGAGCTGGGCGCGCTTGAAGAAGTAGCGGATCAGGCCCTTACCCTTGTGCCACTCGATCACGAGCGGGCTCTCGCGGCTGGTCGAACCCACGTGAACGATCCGCGCCTTGGGCTGGAACAGGACGCACCCGCCCGCGCGGCGCGCACGCCAGCACAGGTCGATGTCCTCGACATGCAGGAAGTAGCCCTCGTCAAATCCGCCCAGGCGCTGGAAGTCGCGCGCCGTCATGTAGAAGCACGCGCCGGATATGGTCGGCGTATCCACCGGGTAGGGCGGCGGGGGCTCGCCCTCCCGGTGGATCTCGAAGCGGCGCAGCGGGGGCAGGGTGGCGCTAAGCTTCGAGAGGCTGAGCAGGGTGGTGACGGGCGTGATCTCGCCGCGTCGTCCGCCCCGCTGTTCGGTGCCGTCGGTGTTGAACACGCGCGCGCCCACCACGCAGGGCGAGGGGCGATCGCGGGCGGCGTCTCGCAGAGCCGGGATGGCGCCGGGCGTCAGGAAGGCGTCGGGATTGAGGAACACGAGTTCCTGGCCCTTGGCCGCAAGGGCGCCCAAGTTCGCGGCGCGCGCAAAGCCGATGTTGCCCAGCCCCTGAAGCAGGCGCACCCGGCCCTCTCGCTGCGACAGGTCCCGCAGCCACGCGGCGTCGGCGGACGAGGAGCCGTTGTCGACGACGACGAACTCATCGACCCAGGGTTCCGCCAGCACATGCCGGACGCTCTCCATCAGGGCCGGGCCGGTCATATAGACGACCATCACCACCGAAAGGCGAGGCGGGGCCGTTGAGGCAGGGTCGCCAGAGCCTGCGCGAGCGTTCGTTGCGAGCATGGTTTTGCTTCGTTCAAAATAGTTGCGTAAAAACTGTATATGCCGTGTCGCCGGCTTGCAAGGCGGTTTAGGCGCACGCAACGGGTTGTTGCGTTTTTATGCAATGTGTAACAACTAGTGAGCGCCCGCGGGTGGGCGCGCGAACGGCGTTGCGATGTCACGAACGGCGATGAACCCCGCCAAGGCGGCCCTGACCAAGTCTCTGCGTCGCGAGGCCGGCCGTTGGCTAAAGGCTGCGCGTGAAGCCGCCGGGCTCACCCAGGCCGAGTTGGCCGAAAAGACGGGCCTGCGCTACTACACCTTCGTCTCGCAGGTCGAGAACGGCCTGGGACGCGTGCCGATCGAGGCTCAGGCGGTGTGGGCGCAGAGCCTGGGCCTGGATCCCAGCCAGTTCGCGCGGACCTTGCTGCGCTATTATGAGCCGGAGCTGTATCGGCTGCTGTTTGACGGCGCGGCCGAAGAGGCCGAGCCCGAACAGGCCGCGCGGGCCTGACCCGTATCGCCATGGGTGATATCCTTCCCTTCATCCCCCGGCCTCTGGCCTCCGACTGGTCCGCCAACGAGCGAGGCCTTCTTCAACTGCTGACCCAGCAGCTGAAGGCCAGCTATGGCGAGGTCGACGGCGTGTTCGGCCTCAGTGACTCGGGCGATCCCTGGTACGTCGTGACCGACGCCAACCAGGACGTTCTGGTGCATATCGCGCGCATTGAGGGCCAGTTCGTCGTTCACGACGCGGCCGTCGACATGTTCCACCAGGTCGGCAGTCTCTGGAGCGCGCTCCGGCAAGTGATGGCGTCCGGCGCGCCGGCGGATCCGAACGGCGTGGTTGTGGCGTTCAACCCGGCCAGCCGCGAGGCTCAGTCGTTCCTGTCGCTGGTCATCGCCGTTGGCCTATTCCTGGAAATCCGGGGCGCGGAGTTCGCCGACATGGCGTCCTCGATCGGGGACGGTTCGCCCCGCACAGGCGAAGCCACGACGGAGACGCTGGCCTCAAAGCTGATCGCGGCGCTGAGCCTAGAGGCCGACCGCGGCCAGATCGAAGCCCTGATCGCCGCCGTCACCGCGCGCGAAGCCGCGCCGCAAGCCCTCCCGCCGCCGGTCAAGGCCGAGAGCGTGGCGGCGCATGCGTTCCAGATCGAGTCGCCGAGCCTCGTGGCGTTCAAGCCGACCAGCGCGGCCTCCGCGCAAGCGGTGCCCTTCCCACAGGCCCAGCCCAAGTCGGCCCCGCCGCCCATCGGGGGATCTGGAGAACACGACGCCGCCGGAACAGGCTTCGCGGCGACCAAGGCCGTGCTGCGGGGAACCTCCGGCGACGATGTCCTGATGGGATCTCGCGCCGGCGAAATCATCAACGGCGGCGCAGGCGACGACCACATTAGCGGCGGCGGCGCGGGGCCCGGTCAGATCGACCGTCTCAACGGCGAGGCCGGAGACGACCGTATCGTCATGGACGCGCGGGTGGTGGCCACCGGCGGCGCGGGCGCCGACACCTTCCTGATCTCCGCCCATCCGTCCGCCGACGGGGGCGAGGGTCTGCTTGGGGTCGTGCTCGATTTCTCGGTCGCCCAGGGCGACCAACTCGCCGTGCTGGACGGCGCGCAAATGACCGTGGTGAGTTCCACGGCGTTCGGGGATGTTCTGAGCCTTCAAGGCGTCGCGCTGGGCGAGGCCAACATCGCCGCCCTGGCGGACGTCAGCCAGCCGACCCCGGGCGCGCGCGTGGGCTTCGACGTTAATGGCGACGGCCGCGAGGATGTCTTTATCCTGCTGGGCGGCGCGACGGTGACGGCTTTCCGCGTCGGCGAGACGATCGGGCCCGACCATGCGCCCGCCTCGACGCAGATGGTGCCCCTGGTCGGCCAACCGACGACCGAGGTTGGTACGTTCGGCGAACCGCCGCCTCGCGGCTGACGGGGGCTAACCCCGCACCAGTTCCCGCATCGCCTTGTCCAGGCCCTCGATGGTCAGCGGGAACATCCGGTCGGCCATGATCTGGCGCATCACGCCGATCGACTGGGTGTAGTCCCAGTGGCGTTCGGGCGTCGGGTTCAGCCAGATGCAGCTCTGGTAGATCTCGGTGACCCGCTGCATCCAGATCGCGCCGGGCTCTTCGTTCCAGTGCTCGACGCTGCCGCCCGGATAGGTGATCTCGTACGGGCTCATGGTTGCGTCGCCGACGAAGATCACCTTGTAGTCGGCCGGGAATTTGTGGAGCACGTCGAAGGTCGGAATCTTCTCGGTCTGGCGACGCTTGTTGTCCTTCCACACGGCCTCATAGAGGCAGTTGTGGAAGTAGTAGAACTCCATGTTCTTGAACTCGGTGCGCGCGGCGCTGAACAGCTCCTCGCAGAGCTTGATGTGACTGTCCATCGAGCCGCCGATGTCGAAGAACAGCAGCACCTTGATGGCGTTGCGGCGCTCAGGCCGTAGCTGGATGTCGAGATAGCCCTTCTCGGCGGTGCCCTTGATTGTGCCGTTCAGGTCCAGCTCATCGGCCGCGCCGGTGCGGGCGAACTTGCGCAGGCGGCGCAGGGCGACCTTGATGTTACGGGTGCCCAGTTCGACGCTGTCGTCGAGGTTCTTGTACTCGCGCTTGTCCCAGACCTTCACGGCGCGGCCATGGCGGCTCTTGTCCTGGCCGATGCGCACGCCTTCGGGATTGTAGCCGTTGTTGCCGAACGGGCTGGTGCCACCCGAGCCGATCATCTTGTTGCCGCCCTCGTGGCGCTTCTTCTGCTCGCGCAGGCGCTCCTGCAGGGTCTCCATCAGCTTCTCGAAGCCGCCCATGGCCTCGATCTGGGCCTTTTCCTCATCGGTGAGGAACTTCTCGGTCAGGGCTTTGAGCCATTCCTCGGGAAGGTCGGCGGCCAGGCCGTCATTGACCGTCTCCAGTCCCTTGAAGACGTGGCTGAACACCCGGTCGAACTTGTCGAGGTTCTTCTCGTCCTTCACCAGGCTGGCGCGCGAGAGGAAGTAGAAGTCCTCCACCGAGCGGTCGATGACGTCCTTGTCCAGCGCCTCCATCAAGAGGAGGTATTCGCGCAGGCTCACGGGAACCTTGGCCTGACGGAGCTCGGTGAAGAAGTTGAGGAACATCGGCGCGGCTTTCGAACAGATGTTCGGATTGTGGAGCGGAACGGCGAGCCGCGCAACGCCCCCTCCGTCTCGCCGCGTATCCGCGGCGATCCACCTCCCCCGCAAGCGGGGCAGGAGGACTAGCTTTTCCTCCTCCCCTGCGAAGCGGGGGAGGTGGCCCGAAGGGACGGAGGGGGCGCTCTGTCGCCCTCACCCCCGCCGCAGGATGAACTCCAGATCGTTCGTCTCGCCCACCGGGAAGAAGTACTCGCCGACCTTCTCGAACCCCAGACGGCCGTATAGCCGCTGCGCGCCAAAGTTCTCTGACCACACCCCGATCCACAGGCGACGCGGGCCGGCGGGCTCCAGCCAGTCGAGCGCGGTCTTCAACAGGGCCGAACCGCGACCGCCGCCCTGGTGGCTTTTCAGCACGTAGATCCGCTTGAGTTCGCCATCGTCCGGCGAGACCTCGTCATGCGGCAGATCGCACGGGCCGGCCAGGGCGTAGCCGATCGCCTCGCCGTCCTCGTCCTCAATCAGCCAGGTGGCCTTGTCGGGATGGAGGAGGTCATTGCGCGTCCGCTCCAGGCCGTAGGCGTAGGCCAGGAAGGTCTCCAGATCCTCGGGCGGATAGAGGTGGGCGAAGGTCTCGCTGAAGGTGCGCGCGCCCAGGCTCGACACGGTGTCGGCGTCATCGATTGTGGCCCGACGAATGGTGTACGAGGCGATGGTCGGATCGGCGTTCACGGTCTAGGAATCTCCCATGGCTCTCGCGCTTTATACGCATTTGGACATGTTGGACCACCGGCCCGGCGATGGGCACGTCGAGCGCCCTGAGCGCCTGCGCGCGGTGATCGACGCCCTGAACGATGATCCCAACCTGGCGCTCGATCCGATGGAGGCGCCGCTGGTCGAGGTCGAGGACCTGCTGCGGGTTCATCCCAAGGCCTATGTCGACGCCGTCTTCTCCGCCGCGCCCTCGACGGGGCGGGTGGCGCTGGATCCTGACACCGTTCTATCGGCGGGCAGTCTCGCCGCCGCGCGCCGAGCCGCCGGCGCCAGCGTGGCGGCGGTGCGGGCTGTGGCCCAAGGCGGCGCTGAGCGCGCCTTCTGCGCCGTCCGCCCACCGGGGCATCACGCCGAGCCCGGCGTAGCCATGGGGTTCTGCGTCTTTTCCAGCGTGGCGGTCGCCGCCCGCGCCGCTCAAGCCGTAGGTCTCAAGCGCGTGGCGATCGTGGATTTCGACGTGCATCACGGCAACGGCACCCAGGCGGTGTTCGAGCACGATCCGACTGTGTTCGTCGCCTCAATCCACCAGTCGCCGCTGTATCCTGGCACCGGCGATCCCAGCGAGACGGGCCTTGGCAACATCGCCAACGCCACGGTGCCCGCCCATGCCCCGCGCGAGACCTGGCGGGCGCGGTTCGAGGGCTTGATGGACAAGGTCGACGCCTTCGCCCCCGAACTTGTGATCGTCTCGGCCGGCTTCGACGCCCACGCCCGCGATCCCCTGTCGGCGCAAAGCCTTGAGGAGGACGACTTCGC
The DNA window shown above is from Caulobacter sp. FWC26 and carries:
- a CDS encoding helix-turn-helix domain-containing protein, yielding MSRTAMNPAKAALTKSLRREAGRWLKAAREAAGLTQAELAEKTGLRYYTFVSQVENGLGRVPIEAQAVWAQSLGLDPSQFARTLLRYYEPELYRLLFDGAAEEAEPEQAARA
- a CDS encoding glycosyltransferase family 2 protein, whose translation is MLATNARAGSGDPASTAPPRLSVVMVVYMTGPALMESVRHVLAEPWVDEFVVVDNGSSSADAAWLRDLSQREGRVRLLQGLGNIGFARAANLGALAAKGQELVFLNPDAFLTPGAIPALRDAARDRPSPCVVGARVFNTDGTEQRGGRRGEITPVTTLLSLSKLSATLPPLRRFEIHREGEPPPPYPVDTPTISGACFYMTARDFQRLGGFDEGYFLHVEDIDLCWRARRAGGCVLFQPKARIVHVGSTSRESPLVIEWHKGKGLIRYFFKRAQLKRHKVLTALLAPLILVAALARPLARQVLRRRVRRPAKRLLPVPS
- a CDS encoding transglutaminase family protein yields the protein MGRLRILHETHYDYDHPVGFGPQRLMIRPRDSHALRIVQASLRLFPQGATRWSYDANGNCVCIFQPSEGANAMRVVSELVIDRYPAPLALQRAEDPHTLTPIVYSREDRATLEPFIAPVTDDPDAELLRWLRNLPACRDEPALAFLLRVNELIHQQFDYVTRQEEGVQSPVETLRKQSGACRDLAWLMVEGLRRLGYAALFATGYIHSPGAQIRGAGATHAWCEVFLPDLGWLEFDPTNGLAESPDLIRVAATRTPAQALPVSGAIIGAPGASRLHVSVDVQLLDETGQAAVLK
- a CDS encoding VWA domain-containing protein codes for the protein MFLNFFTELRQAKVPVSLREYLLLMEALDKDVIDRSVEDFYFLSRASLVKDEKNLDKFDRVFSHVFKGLETVNDGLAADLPEEWLKALTEKFLTDEEKAQIEAMGGFEKLMETLQERLREQKKRHEGGNKMIGSGGTSPFGNNGYNPEGVRIGQDKSRHGRAVKVWDKREYKNLDDSVELGTRNIKVALRRLRKFARTGAADELDLNGTIKGTAEKGYLDIQLRPERRNAIKVLLFFDIGGSMDSHIKLCEELFSAARTEFKNMEFYYFHNCLYEAVWKDNKRRQTEKIPTFDVLHKFPADYKVIFVGDATMSPYEITYPGGSVEHWNEEPGAIWMQRVTEIYQSCIWLNPTPERHWDYTQSIGVMRQIMADRMFPLTIEGLDKAMRELVRG
- a CDS encoding histone deacetylase family protein, giving the protein MALALYTHLDMLDHRPGDGHVERPERLRAVIDALNDDPNLALDPMEAPLVEVEDLLRVHPKAYVDAVFSAAPSTGRVALDPDTVLSAGSLAAARRAAGASVAAVRAVAQGGAERAFCAVRPPGHHAEPGVAMGFCVFSSVAVAARAAQAVGLKRVAIVDFDVHHGNGTQAVFEHDPTVFVASIHQSPLYPGTGDPSETGLGNIANATVPAHAPRETWRARFEGLMDKVDAFAPELVIVSAGFDAHARDPLSAQSLEEDDFAWATRAILSVARARARGRVVSSLEGGYDLQALGRSAAAHVRALQEG
- a CDS encoding GNAT family N-acetyltransferase; its protein translation is MNADPTIASYTIRRATIDDADTVSSLGARTFSETFAHLYPPEDLETFLAYAYGLERTRNDLLHPDKATWLIEDEDGEAIGYALAGPCDLPHDEVSPDDGELKRIYVLKSHQGGGRGSALLKTALDWLEPAGPRRLWIGVWSENFGAQRLYGRLGFEKVGEYFFPVGETNDLEFILRRG
- a CDS encoding TetR/AcrR family transcriptional regulator; amino-acid sequence: MSPSNDATASHEVEAAETEAATKNLVFVAAERLFALHGFQNVSVRDITAAAGVNLASVNYHFGSKDALLFEIFKRRTAELNRERAKMLHEANDRNAGAPPLRDILAALLTPPLRWLAPDHERRISLQFLIRARSEGTDEIRQVLKTDVSHLRRFSDALLRARPDLSPEEVYWRLHFTLGMLHNNRFAEFDRLNVLSEGQTSEADVVALLDRMLSFAEAGFRA